From a region of the Thermosipho melanesiensis BI429 genome:
- a CDS encoding sensor histidine kinase, which yields MQESITNDFSFFDNFDDAIIKLDFLKVKNSNKTAKSLGFFEGNEILDVFTSNKIDEITRWIISNESFKIEDKFYFFQLTDERFVRIRYFQSYLFIKDLTEKVKVKEAKVNFTTSISHELFTPLSALKGNLYFLRENISDKFTLEVLNQMEKSVRRMERIIRQLKIISMLELGMYEPKNDIIDVEKLINEVLDEFSEKIESKKLKFSVEFKIDEVKFDSFMLYTIIKNIVSNAIKYSYEESTIYIIVDKESITVKDNGIGIKKEDIKKVTERFYRSKNAIKMAPGSGLGLSIVKHICNILGCKLDIKSDYLIGTEVKIYY from the coding sequence ATGCAAGAAAGTATAACGAATGATTTTAGTTTTTTTGATAATTTTGATGATGCGATAATTAAACTTGATTTTTTAAAAGTGAAAAATTCAAATAAGACTGCAAAATCCTTGGGTTTTTTCGAAGGAAATGAAATTTTAGATGTTTTTACATCAAATAAAATAGATGAAATAACTAGATGGATTATTTCAAACGAAAGTTTTAAAATAGAAGATAAATTTTACTTTTTTCAATTAACAGATGAAAGATTTGTACGAATACGATATTTTCAAAGTTATTTGTTTATTAAAGATTTAACTGAGAAAGTAAAGGTAAAAGAAGCAAAAGTAAATTTTACTACTTCCATATCTCATGAACTATTTACTCCACTTTCAGCACTAAAAGGAAATTTGTATTTTTTAAGGGAGAATATTTCAGATAAGTTTACTTTAGAAGTGTTAAATCAAATGGAAAAATCAGTTAGAAGAATGGAAAGAATAATTCGTCAGTTAAAAATTATTTCTATGTTGGAACTTGGAATGTATGAACCAAAAAATGATATTATTGATGTGGAAAAATTGATTAACGAGGTTTTAGATGAGTTTTCTGAAAAAATAGAGTCCAAAAAGTTAAAATTTTCTGTTGAATTTAAAATAGATGAAGTAAAATTTGATAGCTTTATGTTGTATACAATAATTAAAAACATTGTATCAAATGCAATAAAATATTCCTATGAGGAAAGTACAATTTATATTATTGTTGATAAAGAAAGTATAACTGTCAAAGATAATGGTATCGGAATAAAAAAAGAAGATATAAAAAAAGTAACCGAAAGATTTTATAGAAGCAAAAATGCCATAAAAATGGCGCCTGGTTCTGGTCTTGGACTTTCAATAGTAAAACATATATGTAATATTTTAGGATGTAAATTAGACATAAAATCGGATTATTTGATTGGAACAGAAGTTAAAATTTATTATTAA
- a CDS encoding response regulator transcription factor, whose amino-acid sequence MKRILIVEDDETLRDLLKRYIKSEGYEVDEAENNFEMRKKLSKERYDLVLLDIMLPDGLSTDELPEIKVLYPKLGIIIVSAKDNDSDKIYGLEIGADDYVTKPFNPREVVARIKAFFRRISGEREVIKFGQLQIFCDDYLVKLNDKIIDFTAKEFEILCLLAKNPNVVFSRERILDIVWKDEFISDRVVDVHISNIRNKLGKDSIITVRGVGYKFNARKYNE is encoded by the coding sequence ATGAAAAGGATATTAATAGTTGAAGATGATGAAACGTTACGCGATTTATTAAAAAGATACATAAAATCTGAAGGATATGAGGTAGATGAAGCAGAAAATAATTTTGAGATGAGAAAAAAACTCAGTAAGGAAAGGTATGATTTAGTTTTACTTGACATTATGTTGCCTGATGGTTTATCAACTGATGAATTGCCTGAAATAAAGGTTCTTTATCCAAAACTTGGTATAATTATAGTTTCAGCGAAAGATAACGATAGTGATAAAATATATGGTTTGGAAATTGGCGCAGATGATTATGTGACAAAACCTTTTAATCCTAGAGAGGTAGTTGCAAGGATTAAGGCATTTTTTAGAAGAATTTCAGGTGAAAGAGAAGTAATAAAATTTGGGCAATTGCAAATTTTTTGTGATGATTACCTAGTAAAATTGAATGATAAGATAATTGATTTTACTGCAAAAGAGTTTGAAATTCTTTGTCTTCTTGCAAAAAATCCCAATGTGGTTTTTTCAAGAGAAAGGATTCTAGACATTGTGTGGAAAGATGAATTTATTTCTGATAGAGTTGTTGATGTTCATATAAGTAATATAAGAAATAAGTTAGGAAAAGATAGTATAATAACTGTTAGAGGGGTGGGGTATAAATTTAATGCAAGAAAGTATAACGAATGA
- the phoU gene encoding phosphate signaling complex protein PhoU — MESLHFEREYALLKADISKMLSLVSNSFESAVESLEFLDSKGARSVIEKDDEIDQLNRNIEEKIYEIIARYNPQGKDLRYVITMIKFSNNLERIADLSCNIAEKVLYINRNGIKYRIIEEIKEMFGVSLKMLHDTFIAFSKKDLKLLKKIWDDDKKLDDIEIKIREKSKKTLKDIDELILNILIARDLERIGDHLNNLCEEIVYIETGKELKELEL, encoded by the coding sequence ATGGAATCATTGCACTTTGAACGTGAATATGCACTTTTAAAAGCAGATATTTCTAAGATGTTATCTCTTGTATCAAATTCTTTTGAAAGTGCTGTAGAATCTTTGGAGTTTTTGGATAGTAAAGGTGCAAGAAGTGTAATTGAGAAAGATGATGAGATAGATCAGTTAAATAGAAATATTGAGGAAAAGATTTATGAGATTATAGCAAGATATAATCCTCAGGGAAAAGATTTGAGATATGTAATTACAATGATTAAGTTTTCAAATAATTTAGAAAGAATTGCAGATCTTTCCTGTAACATAGCTGAAAAAGTTTTATATATAAATCGTAATGGGATAAAATATAGAATTATTGAGGAGATAAAAGAAATGTTTGGGGTTTCCTTGAAAATGTTACATGATACTTTTATTGCATTTTCAAAAAAAGATTTAAAACTTTTAAAGAAAATTTGGGATGATGATAAGAAACTTGACGATATCGAAATAAAGATTAGAGAAAAATCCAAAAAAACTTTAAAAGATATTGATGAGTTAATTTTAAATATTTTAATAGCCAGGGATTTAGAGAGAATAGGGGATCATCTTAACAATTTATGCGAAGAAATTGTTTATATTGAAACAGGTAAGGAGCTGAAGGAGCTAGAATTATGA
- the pstB gene encoding phosphate ABC transporter ATP-binding protein PstB, whose amino-acid sequence MKIIEIKNFSAFYGEKKVVKNVSFDIFKNKITAIIGPSGCGKSTLLRSVNRINDNIPGFKIEGNIYFEGKDIYDGDVDVTILRKKIGMVFQKPVPFPMSIYDNVSFGLKIHGIKRKEKLDEIVEKSLKQAALWDEVRQELNEPASELSGGQQQRLCIARTLAIQPEVLLLDEPTSALDPIATQKIEALLEKLSEFYTIAIVTHNLSQAIRISDYVAFMYQGELIEFADTPTIVKKPQHKLTEAYLNGKIG is encoded by the coding sequence ATGAAAATTATAGAGATAAAAAATTTTTCAGCCTTTTATGGTGAAAAAAAAGTTGTTAAGAATGTGAGTTTTGATATCTTTAAGAACAAAATTACGGCAATTATTGGACCATCTGGTTGCGGTAAGTCAACTTTGTTAAGGAGTGTAAATAGAATTAATGATAATATTCCAGGATTTAAAATAGAAGGAAATATATATTTTGAAGGAAAGGATATATATGATGGCGATGTTGATGTAACGATTTTGAGGAAGAAAATAGGTATGGTTTTCCAAAAACCTGTACCATTTCCTATGAGTATTTATGATAATGTTTCATTTGGATTGAAGATTCATGGTATTAAACGTAAAGAAAAATTAGATGAAATTGTAGAAAAATCTTTAAAGCAAGCTGCTTTATGGGATGAGGTAAGGCAAGAGTTGAATGAGCCAGCAAGTGAATTATCAGGTGGTCAACAACAAAGACTTTGCATTGCAAGAACACTTGCAATTCAGCCAGAAGTTCTTCTCTTGGATGAACCAACTTCTGCATTAGATCCAATAGCTACTCAAAAGATTGAAGCATTACTTGAAAAGTTATCTGAATTTTATACAATAGCCATAGTTACACATAATCTATCACAAGCAATTAGAATTTCTGATTATGTTGCTTTTATGTATCAAGGAGAATTGATAGAGTTTGCTGATACTCCAACAATTGTTAAAAAACCACAACATAAGTTAACTGAGGCATACTTAAATGGTAAAATAGGTTAA
- the pstA gene encoding phosphate ABC transporter permease PstA, with protein sequence MDRIISVIFRIITFFVVLIIFLLIFKIIFDGARYFSVDFFTKYPTDGMTTGGIFPAILGSLYIVLLSIVFSVPLGIFTGIFLSEYKDSKLSKIVDLAVTSLSGLPSIVFGLFGYALFSIALGFGTSILSASLTLSLMALPVISSSTKEALLSLPVELKESAYSLGAKKNEVIFKVLIPAVKTNILTASLIGFGRTIGETAPVLVTGAVFYSTSLPKSIFSPVMTLPTHIYYLVAAYGKDSVWMASASSSALLIFVLVLYLIAFKVGGMRK encoded by the coding sequence ATGGATAGAATAATATCAGTTATTTTTAGAATTATAACTTTTTTCGTTGTTTTGATAATATTTTTGTTAATTTTCAAAATAATATTTGATGGTGCAAGGTATTTTTCTGTGGATTTTTTTACAAAATATCCAACAGATGGTATGACAACTGGTGGAATATTTCCAGCAATATTAGGTAGTTTGTATATAGTATTATTAAGTATTGTTTTTTCAGTACCATTAGGTATATTTACAGGAATTTTTCTATCTGAGTACAAAGATAGCAAATTATCTAAAATAGTTGATTTAGCTGTGACCTCTTTAAGTGGACTTCCGTCAATCGTATTTGGATTGTTTGGTTACGCTTTATTTTCAATTGCCTTGGGGTTTGGGACATCAATTTTATCTGCATCATTAACGCTTTCATTAATGGCATTACCAGTTATTTCTTCATCTACCAAAGAAGCGCTATTAAGTTTACCAGTTGAATTAAAAGAATCTGCGTATTCACTTGGAGCCAAGAAAAATGAGGTGATTTTTAAAGTTTTAATACCTGCAGTAAAGACTAATATATTAACTGCATCGTTAATTGGTTTTGGAAGAACTATAGGAGAAACTGCTCCAGTTTTAGTAACGGGAGCAGTTTTCTACTCAACTTCTTTGCCAAAAAGTATATTTTCACCAGTTATGACATTACCTACACATATTTACTATTTAGTTGCTGCATATGGAAAAGACTCAGTTTGGATGGCTAGTGCAAGTTCTTCAGCTTTATTGATTTTTGTATTAGTATTGTATCTTATAGCATTTAAAGTTGGAGGTATGAGAAAATGA
- a CDS encoding PstC family ABC transporter permease — protein sequence MRNFKYYFQLSLIYIFALISIAALFFLIYFVVKEAFPAIITLKLKPFTSVYWYPTYEPPEFGMLSLIVGTLFLTIFSSLITIPLGYLISFYLHAYSKKREKILIKYIISVLSGIPSVVIGAAILMYISPILLDMGIWTTENFLLATLGLSLLALPYSVTLMAESLDSVAIELEESALALGASKFITTLKITTKSSINGIINAIILTFNRIIGETMVVLLVGGGAAIIPRSLFDPVKPLTAAIASEIGEAGVGSMHYHSLFLAGLILLIISLLLTYYAKKRGRLNG from the coding sequence ATGAGAAATTTTAAATATTATTTTCAACTTTCATTAATATACATATTTGCGCTGATATCGATCGCGGCGCTTTTCTTTTTGATTTATTTTGTGGTTAAAGAAGCATTTCCAGCAATTATAACTTTGAAATTGAAACCTTTTACAAGTGTGTATTGGTATCCAACTTATGAACCACCAGAGTTTGGGATGCTTTCTCTAATAGTTGGAACACTTTTTTTAACCATTTTTTCTTCTCTAATTACTATTCCGTTAGGTTATTTAATTTCTTTCTACTTGCATGCTTATTCAAAAAAACGTGAAAAGATACTTATAAAATATATAATTTCAGTTTTATCTGGTATCCCATCTGTAGTAATTGGTGCAGCTATTTTAATGTATATATCACCAATATTGTTGGATATGGGAATTTGGACAACTGAAAATTTTTTACTTGCTACTTTAGGTTTGTCTTTGCTTGCTTTACCATATTCTGTAACTCTTATGGCTGAATCACTCGATAGTGTTGCGATAGAGCTTGAAGAAAGTGCATTAGCACTCGGTGCAAGTAAATTTATTACTACTTTAAAGATAACAACCAAATCTTCTATTAACGGTATTATAAATGCAATTATTTTAACATTTAATAGAATTATTGGAGAGACTATGGTTGTATTATTGGTAGGTGGTGGTGCAGCAATTATACCACGCTCTTTATTTGATCCCGTGAAACCATTAACAGCAGCAATAGCAAGTGAAATTGGAGAGGCTGGAGTTGGAAGTATGCATTATCATTCTTTGTTTTTAGCAGGGCTAATACTTTTGATTATATCTTTGCTTTTAACTTATTATGCAAAGAAAAGAGGTAGGTTAAATGGATAG
- a CDS encoding phosphate ABC transporter substrate-binding protein PstS family protein, translating to MKKVLGFSILLLTVLLFSETLVIKGSNTVFPIAQLWIERLKEISPELEITLEGAGSSTGIAALFNKTADIANSSRWLKESELEKMHSMGRYFIPIVIGYDGIAVIVNRKIDLENITLEMLKKIYTGKIRYWNQIDPNLPKKQIQIYSRNTASGTFETFEKIVLKNEKMAPWVRMVESTRFEVESVEKNPYAIAYIGIGYVTDEVKVLKVEGILPTKETILDGTYPISRPLFMFVDATNGYPEAGAIKKYITFGLSKEGQDLVEKAGYISAYGF from the coding sequence ATGAAAAAAGTTTTGGGATTTAGTATTTTACTTTTAACGGTTTTACTTTTCTCAGAGACTTTGGTTATAAAGGGTTCAAACACAGTTTTTCCCATTGCACAACTTTGGATAGAAAGGTTAAAAGAAATTTCTCCAGAGCTTGAAATTACTTTAGAGGGAGCAGGTTCATCTACTGGTATAGCTGCACTGTTTAACAAAACAGCGGATATTGCAAATTCTAGTAGGTGGTTAAAAGAAAGTGAACTGGAAAAGATGCACAGTATGGGAAGATATTTTATCCCAATAGTTATTGGTTATGATGGAATTGCTGTTATTGTAAATAGGAAAATAGATTTAGAGAATATTACTTTGGAAATGTTGAAAAAAATATATACAGGTAAAATAAGGTATTGGAATCAGATTGATCCAAATCTTCCAAAAAAACAGATACAAATTTATTCCAGAAATACTGCATCTGGTACATTTGAAACTTTTGAAAAAATAGTTTTAAAGAATGAAAAAATGGCTCCTTGGGTTAGAATGGTTGAAAGTACAAGATTTGAAGTTGAAAGCGTAGAGAAAAATCCGTATGCGATAGCTTATATTGGGATAGGTTATGTCACAGATGAGGTGAAAGTATTGAAAGTTGAAGGTATTTTACCAACAAAAGAAACAATATTAGATGGAACGTATCCAATTTCAAGACCTCTTTTTATGTTTGTAGATGCGACAAATGGATATCCTGAAGCTGGTGCGATTAAGAAATATATTACTTTTGGATTATCAAAAGAAGGTCAAGATTTGGTTGAAAAAGCAGGTTATATTTCTGCATATGGATTTTAG
- a CDS encoding aldehyde dehydrogenase family protein produces the protein MIKEMKMFFNSGQTFDVTFRINQLKTLKRNLVRYEDEIYKALYRDLGKSKQESFFTEYYLVIREINYFLKNVKKFSKVKKVKVGLEGFSGKGLLYPEPYGVVLVISPWNYPVNLSLVPLVGAIAAGNCVVLKPSEYSENVSKVLEKIISETFQNNYVRVINGGVEISKKLLEEDLDYIFFTGNPNVGKYVMKKAAEKLISVTLELGGKNPAIVDATYELEKTAKKIAWGKLLNAGQTCISPDYLLIEKKIKDEFIYLLKIYMDKFKKDMANIVNHRHIERLQGLLSSTSGEVIYGGGVNGLRFEPTIVDNVKIEDVLMCEEIFGPILPIISFENKEDVFEIISKNPYPLALYVFSNDKYFLTRIFKIQAGGISVNDTITHFVPEDFPFGGIKTSGIGRYHGKYSFETFTHYKPIYKKGIFEFQVRYPPYKRFKLFRKLLIK, from the coding sequence ATGATAAAAGAGATGAAAATGTTCTTTAATTCTGGGCAAACGTTTGATGTAACTTTTAGAATTAATCAATTAAAGACTTTAAAAAGAAATTTAGTTAGATATGAGGATGAAATCTATAAAGCTTTGTATAGAGATTTAGGAAAAAGTAAACAAGAATCATTTTTTACTGAATATTATTTAGTTATAAGGGAAATAAATTATTTTTTAAAAAATGTGAAAAAATTTTCAAAAGTAAAAAAAGTTAAGGTAGGATTAGAAGGGTTTTCTGGAAAGGGTCTATTGTACCCTGAACCTTATGGTGTTGTTTTAGTTATTTCACCGTGGAATTATCCTGTAAATTTAAGTTTAGTTCCACTAGTTGGTGCAATTGCAGCTGGTAATTGTGTGGTGTTAAAACCATCTGAGTATTCGGAAAATGTTTCAAAAGTTTTGGAAAAGATAATTTCTGAAACCTTTCAAAATAATTATGTTAGGGTAATAAATGGTGGTGTAGAGATTTCTAAAAAATTACTTGAGGAAGATCTTGATTATATATTTTTTACAGGAAATCCTAACGTTGGAAAATATGTTATGAAAAAAGCTGCGGAAAAATTAATTTCCGTAACATTAGAACTAGGTGGTAAAAATCCAGCAATTGTTGATGCAACATATGAATTAGAAAAAACTGCTAAAAAAATTGCATGGGGAAAATTATTAAATGCTGGTCAGACGTGCATTTCACCGGATTATTTGTTAATAGAGAAAAAGATTAAAGATGAATTTATTTACTTATTAAAGATTTACATGGATAAGTTTAAAAAAGATATGGCAAATATTGTAAATCATCGACATATTGAAAGGTTGCAAGGTTTATTATCAAGCACAAGTGGAGAAGTTATATATGGTGGTGGTGTAAATGGATTAAGATTTGAACCAACAATTGTAGATAATGTGAAAATTGAAGATGTGTTGATGTGTGAGGAGATTTTTGGACCTATTTTACCTATTATTTCGTTTGAAAATAAAGAAGATGTATTTGAAATTATAAGCAAGAATCCATATCCTTTGGCTTTGTATGTGTTTTCAAATGATAAATATTTTTTAACAAGAATCTTTAAAATTCAAGCTGGTGGCATTTCTGTTAATGATACAATTACACACTTTGTGCCTGAAGATTTTCCTTTTGGTGGTATAAAAACAAGTGGAATAGGACGATATCATGGGAAATATAGTTTTGAAACATTTACTCATTATAAACCTATCTACAAAAAAGGTATTTTTGAATTTCAGGTTAGGTATCCTCCTTATAAAAGATTTAAATTATTCAGGAAATTATTGATAAAATAA
- a CDS encoding GNAT family N-acetyltransferase, protein MIEGKFVRLREYKREDLEKARAFINNFEIKKNLILGIPFPLRVEDEIKWYEEINPHSEKSYSFAIELKEIEEYIGGCGIFNINWKNSFCEVGIFLGPEYLSKGYGAEAMKLLVNFIFTEMNLNKVRLSVFSFNKRAIRSYEKVGFKKEGVLREEIYRDGKYWDVIVMGILKREWFDDKRDENVL, encoded by the coding sequence ATGATAGAGGGAAAATTTGTGAGGTTAAGAGAATATAAAAGAGAGGATCTTGAGAAAGCACGAGCTTTTATAAATAATTTTGAGATAAAGAAAAACCTTATTCTAGGAATTCCTTTTCCACTTAGAGTTGAGGACGAAATAAAATGGTATGAAGAAATTAATCCACATTCCGAAAAATCTTATTCATTTGCTATTGAGTTGAAAGAAATAGAAGAGTATATAGGAGGTTGCGGAATATTTAATATTAATTGGAAAAATTCCTTTTGTGAAGTTGGAATTTTTCTTGGACCAGAATATTTAAGTAAAGGATATGGGGCAGAAGCAATGAAATTGTTGGTAAATTTTATATTTACTGAGATGAATTTAAATAAGGTAAGATTAAGCGTTTTTTCTTTTAACAAAAGAGCAATTAGAAGCTATGAAAAGGTGGGATTTAAGAAGGAAGGAGTATTGAGAGAAGAAATATACAGAGATGGCAAATATTGGGATGTTATTGTAATGGGAATATTAAAAAGGGAGTGGTTTGATGATAAAAGAGATGAAAATGTTCTTTAA
- a CDS encoding MarR family winged helix-turn-helix transcriptional regulator has translation MDKETIFKSIFELVVNFTQFFNQKPIFSKMTTNEFYLFLFINFYAPVSMKYCSEKIELSKSTITVLIDKLENKNLVIRKRSKKDRRVIHIFPTNRGKKLFENFSSEFYKIIEVISSKIPNNELEIINKGFELFIKNIFGGE, from the coding sequence ATGGACAAAGAAACTATCTTTAAATCTATATTTGAACTAGTGGTTAATTTTACTCAATTTTTTAACCAAAAACCTATATTTTCAAAAATGACAACAAATGAATTTTATCTATTTCTTTTCATAAATTTTTATGCTCCCGTCTCAATGAAGTACTGCTCGGAAAAAATAGAACTTTCAAAGAGTACTATTACAGTACTAATTGATAAATTGGAAAATAAAAATCTAGTAATACGAAAACGTTCTAAAAAAGATAGAAGGGTAATACATATCTTTCCAACAAATAGAGGAAAAAAATTATTTGAAAATTTTTCAAGTGAATTTTACAAGATAATTGAAGTTATATCTTCAAAAATTCCAAATAATGAATTAGAAATCATCAACAAGGGTTTTGAATTATTCATTAAAAACATATTTGGAGGCGAATGA
- a CDS encoding NAD-dependent epimerase/dehydratase family protein — translation MIFITGGSGHLGNVLIRKLKNSGERIVALVHPKDNCVSLEGLDVKIVKGDIRDYETVKKFARNADLIIHLAAYISILPWKKKKVFSVNVNGTRNIINICMKTGKRLIYVSSVHAFEEPRQRAIINEETKIDPKKTSGVYGKSKATAALEILNAAKAGLDVVTICPTGIIGPYDFKPSEMGKFFLKYLSGKLKYIIDGSFDFVDVRDVADGIIALSEKGKKGEFYILGNKTFSITEIVKLLNKITGYKTIPKIINQKLAYSASLFSITFGLLTNNTPIFTPYSIHTLTRNYTFSHEKAKKEINYTPRPIGETLFDTLNWFKYSKEKLLNFTHLYHT, via the coding sequence ATGATATTCATTACTGGAGGTTCGGGGCATTTAGGGAATGTTTTAATCAGAAAGTTAAAAAACTCTGGTGAAAGAATAGTAGCACTTGTACATCCAAAAGACAATTGTGTGAGCTTAGAAGGTTTAGATGTAAAAATCGTTAAAGGAGATATAAGAGATTATGAAACTGTAAAAAAATTCGCAAGGAATGCAGATTTAATTATTCATCTTGCCGCATATATTTCTATTTTACCCTGGAAAAAGAAAAAAGTCTTTTCAGTAAATGTTAATGGCACAAGAAATATCATAAACATTTGCATGAAAACTGGTAAAAGACTTATATACGTAAGTTCAGTTCATGCATTTGAAGAACCAAGACAAAGAGCAATTATAAACGAAGAAACAAAAATCGATCCAAAAAAAACTTCTGGAGTATATGGTAAATCGAAAGCAACTGCCGCACTTGAAATTTTAAATGCAGCTAAAGCTGGGCTGGATGTAGTTACTATATGCCCCACTGGGATTATCGGACCATATGATTTTAAACCTTCTGAAATGGGAAAGTTCTTTCTAAAATACTTATCTGGAAAGTTAAAATACATAATAGATGGTTCTTTCGATTTTGTTGATGTAAGAGATGTTGCAGATGGAATTATAGCTTTATCTGAAAAAGGAAAAAAGGGGGAATTCTATATACTTGGAAATAAAACCTTTTCAATAACGGAAATTGTAAAATTACTTAACAAAATTACAGGTTATAAAACTATACCCAAAATAATAAATCAAAAACTTGCATACTCTGCATCACTTTTTTCCATCACATTTGGACTTTTAACAAACAATACCCCCATATTTACCCCATACTCTATACATACTTTAACAAGAAATTACACTTTCAGCCATGAAAAAGCAAAAAAAGAAATTAATTATACACCTCGTCCCATTGGTGAAACACTATTTGACACTCTTAACTGGTTCAAATATTCCAAAGAAAAATTACTAAATTTCACTCACCTCTATCATACTTAA
- a CDS encoding 1-phosphofructokinase family hexose kinase, which yields MIFTLTMNPCLDRYLYVDKLVVDDTIRVKKVVDYPAGKGIDVSRVIKELGGVSVAISLLGGETGRKIEEMLDKEGVIYSTIRVDVETRTNIILETSEGQYRFSMPGRKVSKKKLQSVLEILNAIVRKDDIVVISGSLPKGVSPDFYTGIIFTLKQWGVYVYFDADGEKLRAGLLGNPDVIKPNEHEIQRLIEKEIRTLKEYKEEGLKLLEKYNLKEILLTLGSKGSMLISHESCYYAKPLNVKVKSAVGAGDSFLAAYVLKSEIGKEEAFRWANAAGNAAVMTPGTELCKKDDVLRLLSMIEVSEI from the coding sequence ATGATATTTACGTTAACAATGAACCCATGCCTTGATAGATATCTGTATGTAGACAAACTGGTAGTAGATGATACAATTCGTGTAAAAAAAGTAGTTGATTATCCTGCGGGAAAAGGTATTGATGTATCTCGAGTTATTAAGGAATTAGGAGGAGTTTCGGTTGCAATATCGCTACTGGGTGGAGAAACTGGTAGAAAAATAGAAGAAATGCTTGATAAAGAAGGAGTTATTTACAGTACAATTAGAGTTGATGTTGAAACAAGAACAAACATTATACTTGAAACATCTGAAGGACAATATAGATTTAGTATGCCAGGAAGGAAGGTATCTAAAAAAAAGCTACAATCAGTTTTAGAAATTTTGAATGCAATAGTTAGAAAAGATGATATTGTTGTTATATCCGGAAGTCTCCCAAAAGGTGTTTCTCCAGATTTTTATACCGGTATAATTTTTACATTAAAGCAGTGGGGAGTTTATGTCTATTTTGATGCTGATGGTGAAAAACTTAGAGCGGGTTTACTTGGAAATCCAGATGTAATAAAACCAAATGAACATGAAATTCAAAGATTGATAGAGAAGGAAATAAGAACATTAAAAGAATATAAGGAAGAAGGATTAAAATTATTAGAAAAGTACAATTTAAAAGAAATTTTGTTAACGCTTGGTTCAAAAGGTTCAATGTTGATTTCACATGAAAGCTGTTATTATGCTAAACCCCTCAATGTAAAGGTAAAAAGCGCAGTAGGTGCTGGTGATTCATTTCTTGCCGCATATGTTTTGAAGAGTGAAATTGGAAAAGAAGAAGCATTTAGATGGGCAAATGCCGCGGGAAATGCAGCTGTTATGACCCCAGGAACTGAATTATGTAAAAAAGATGATGTGTTAAGGTTGTTAAGTATGATAGAGGTGAGTGAAATTTAG